Proteins co-encoded in one Lysobacter solisilvae genomic window:
- a CDS encoding carbon-nitrogen hydrolase, with protein sequence MKKTTLPVALIQERNHGDADANLEVIEARVAEAARRGARLVLLQELHNGPYFCQHESVGEFDLAEPIPGPSTQRLGPLARQHGVVLVSSLFEKRATGLYHNTAVVFDKDGSTAGKYRKMHIPDDPGFYEKFYFTPGDLGFEPIDTSVGRLGVMVCWDQWYPEGARMMALAGAELLLYPTAIGWDPDDEQAEKDRQRNAWILSHRGHSVANGLPVLSCNRVGHEASPLGTSGIQFWGSSHVLGPQGEFLAEANQNEPEILMCEVDMERSEHVRRIWPFLRDRRIDAYGDLLKRYRD encoded by the coding sequence ATGAAGAAGACCACCCTGCCCGTCGCCCTCATCCAGGAACGCAACCACGGCGACGCCGATGCCAACCTCGAGGTGATCGAAGCCCGCGTCGCCGAAGCGGCCAGGCGCGGCGCACGGCTGGTGCTGCTGCAGGAACTGCACAACGGCCCGTACTTCTGCCAGCACGAATCGGTCGGCGAGTTCGACCTTGCCGAGCCGATCCCCGGCCCGAGCACCCAGCGGCTGGGACCGCTGGCCAGGCAGCATGGCGTGGTGCTGGTGTCCTCGCTGTTCGAGAAGCGCGCGACCGGCCTGTACCACAACACCGCCGTGGTCTTCGACAAGGACGGCTCGACCGCGGGCAAGTACCGCAAGATGCACATCCCCGACGACCCGGGCTTCTACGAGAAGTTCTACTTCACGCCGGGCGACCTGGGCTTCGAGCCCATCGACACGTCGGTCGGCCGTCTCGGCGTGATGGTCTGCTGGGACCAGTGGTACCCCGAGGGCGCGCGGATGATGGCGCTGGCCGGCGCGGAACTGCTGCTCTATCCCACCGCCATCGGCTGGGATCCCGACGACGAGCAGGCCGAGAAGGACCGCCAGCGCAATGCCTGGATCCTCAGCCATCGTGGCCACTCGGTGGCCAACGGCCTGCCGGTCCTGTCGTGCAACCGCGTGGGCCATGAAGCCTCGCCTCTGGGCACCTCCGGCATCCAGTTCTGGGGATCGAGCCACGTCCTGGGCCCCCAGGGCGAATTCCTGGCCGAGGCCAACCAGAACGAACCGGAAATCCTGATGTGCGAGGTCGACATGGAACGCAGCGAGCACGTCCGCCGCATCTGGCCGTTCCTGCGCGACCGCCGCATCGACGCGTATGGCGATCTGCTCAAGCGGTACCGCGACTGA
- a CDS encoding GNAT family N-acetyltransferase, whose product MSDTAAARPSLRAATAADLAAITALYAEEVRTGLATYEYAPPDEPEMAKRWQAIVSQGYPFLVAHLDERLAGYAYASAYRTREGYRWTVEDTVYVHPALAGRGVGRSLLQRLIDDCTTLGYRQMVAVIGDRSNAASIALHTRLGFATVGTFRGLGRKHGQWLDTVQMQRPLGFGDSCAP is encoded by the coding sequence ATGTCCGACACTGCGGCGGCCAGGCCGAGCCTGCGCGCGGCGACCGCGGCCGACCTGGCGGCGATCACGGCGCTGTATGCCGAGGAAGTCCGCACGGGCCTGGCGACGTACGAGTACGCGCCCCCGGACGAACCGGAAATGGCCAAGCGCTGGCAGGCGATCGTCTCGCAGGGCTATCCGTTCCTGGTGGCCCACCTGGATGAGCGCCTTGCCGGCTACGCCTACGCGAGCGCCTATCGCACGCGCGAGGGGTATCGCTGGACGGTTGAGGACACCGTCTACGTGCATCCGGCGCTGGCCGGACGAGGCGTCGGCCGCTCCCTGCTTCAGCGTCTGATCGATGACTGCACCACGCTGGGCTACCGGCAGATGGTCGCGGTCATCGGCGACCGCTCCAACGCTGCCTCGATCGCGCTGCACACCCGGCTCGGGTTTGCCACGGTGGGCACCTTCAGGGGGCTGGGCCGCAAACACGGCCAATGGCTGGATACGGTGCAGATGCAGCGTCCGCTGGGTTTTGGCGACAGCTGCGCGCCCTGA
- a CDS encoding TetR family transcriptional regulator C-terminal domain-containing protein, with the protein MHHWFEWVRGNSGGCVLLGSVTEYDDRPGPIRDQVLRNEQRWRTELRRTIQLAIDCGHLREGDTDQYAFELYAIPLAVHHESGLFGYDLARRHGDSAVERWIANYSPHCLIRPRGMP; encoded by the coding sequence ATGCACCACTGGTTCGAGTGGGTCCGCGGCAATTCCGGCGGTTGCGTGTTGCTGGGTTCGGTCACCGAGTACGACGACCGCCCCGGCCCCATCCGCGACCAGGTGCTGCGCAACGAGCAGCGCTGGCGCACAGAGCTTCGCCGCACCATCCAGCTGGCCATCGACTGCGGCCACCTGCGCGAGGGCGACACCGACCAGTACGCCTTCGAGCTCTACGCGATCCCGCTCGCGGTGCACCACGAATCCGGCCTGTTCGGCTACGACCTGGCCCGTCGTCATGGCGACAGCGCGGTCGAGCGCTGGATCGCCAACTACTCCCCCCACTGCCTGATCCGCCCCCGAGGTATGCCATGA
- a CDS encoding alpha/beta hydrolase, translated as MNAIVRRPGTTSISTIVRNVIALYAVRLEFLLAGPLAPEAMARKAGELFTRPFRSSRSRALAAPTCGAAEFDLDIDGLPIHTYVWGDPHRQPYVLFAHGWSSHGTRAAPWLRPLQDAGYAVVAFDQAAHGRSGGSHTTLPDFTCHLLSVARHFGPAAAVIGHSLGGAAAALALARGLRAERAILIAPAADPLAAVERFSRFVWLAGWLGRRMFARFEQAMRFDATELQAHVNAPAIGRPALIVHDVEDREVPWSEGERWARFWPDSRLLSTRGLGHNRIADDAGVIGAALRFLRGEVVGDRVVSSPNLPYGFA; from the coding sequence ATGAACGCCATCGTTCGCCGTCCCGGCACGACCAGCATTAGCACGATCGTTCGTAATGTCATCGCCCTGTATGCGGTGCGACTGGAATTCCTGCTCGCCGGTCCCCTCGCCCCCGAGGCCATGGCACGGAAGGCGGGCGAGCTGTTCACCCGCCCCTTCCGCTCGTCCCGCAGCCGCGCGCTGGCCGCCCCCACCTGCGGGGCCGCGGAGTTCGACCTCGACATCGATGGCCTGCCCATCCACACCTATGTCTGGGGTGATCCGCACCGCCAGCCCTACGTGCTGTTCGCGCACGGCTGGTCGAGCCATGGCACGCGCGCGGCGCCGTGGCTGCGTCCGCTGCAGGACGCCGGCTACGCGGTGGTGGCGTTCGACCAGGCGGCGCACGGACGCAGCGGCGGCAGCCACACCACCCTGCCCGATTTCACCTGCCACCTGCTGTCGGTCGCGCGCCACTTCGGTCCGGCCGCCGCCGTGATCGGCCATTCGCTGGGCGGCGCCGCCGCCGCGCTGGCGCTCGCGCGCGGGCTGCGCGCCGAGCGGGCGATCCTGATCGCGCCGGCGGCCGATCCGCTGGCCGCGGTGGAACGCTTCTCGCGCTTCGTCTGGCTGGCCGGCTGGCTGGGTCGCCGGATGTTCGCGCGTTTCGAACAGGCCATGCGTTTCGACGCGACCGAGCTGCAGGCGCACGTCAACGCCCCGGCGATCGGCCGCCCCGCGTTGATCGTGCATGACGTGGAGGACCGCGAAGTGCCGTGGTCCGAGGGCGAGCGGTGGGCGCGCTTCTGGCCCGACTCCCGGCTCCTGAGCACGCGCGGCCTGGGCCACAACCGCATCGCCGACGATGCCGGCGTGATCGGGGCGGCGCTGCGCTTCCTGCGTGGAGAGGTGGTGGGCGACCGGGTCGTTTCCAGCCCGAACCTGCCCTACGGATTCGCCTGA
- a CDS encoding TraB/GumN family protein, which produces MNDSMNPGLDGQPHAIVERDGVRYTLLGTAHVSRASVDAVRDAVASGRYDAVAVELDAPRLQALTEPDALAKLDLVQVIRTGRTAMFAANLALAAYQRRLAEQLGIEPGAELRQAVLDARERNLPVHLIDREVGLTFRRASHRLGWWGRAKLGGGLAASLFVDEQVGDDEIEKLKQGDMLESSFSEFASDSPEVFDTVIAERDRYMAARLRESHGDAREVLAVVGAGHLQGMARHLREETREPASLREELEALPKKSDIPWFTLLLAAFVIGGFGWGFYRGGLEVGSDLLLHWVLATGTLGAIGCAIAGGHPLSILTAFVASPVTPLHPALASGTLSALVEAWVRKPTYADFMALRDDVGTLKGWWKNRVARVLLNFFLTSLGTAIGVWTGGAAMLSKLLG; this is translated from the coding sequence ATGAACGATTCGATGAACCCTGGCCTCGACGGCCAGCCCCACGCCATCGTCGAGCGCGACGGCGTGCGCTACACCCTGCTGGGCACCGCGCACGTCTCGCGCGCCAGCGTGGACGCGGTGCGCGATGCCGTGGCCAGCGGCCGCTACGACGCCGTCGCGGTGGAACTGGACGCGCCGCGCCTGCAGGCGCTGACGGAACCGGACGCCCTGGCCAAGCTCGACCTGGTGCAGGTGATCCGCACCGGCCGCACCGCGATGTTCGCCGCCAACCTGGCCCTCGCCGCGTACCAGCGCCGCCTGGCGGAGCAGCTGGGGATCGAACCTGGCGCGGAACTGCGGCAGGCCGTGCTCGACGCGCGCGAGCGCAACCTGCCCGTGCACCTGATCGACCGGGAAGTCGGCCTGACCTTCCGCCGTGCATCCCACCGCCTGGGCTGGTGGGGCCGCGCCAAGCTGGGCGGCGGCCTGGCCGCCTCCCTGTTCGTCGACGAGCAGGTGGGCGACGACGAGATCGAGAAGCTCAAGCAGGGCGACATGCTCGAATCCAGCTTCAGCGAGTTCGCCAGCGACAGCCCGGAAGTGTTCGACACCGTCATCGCCGAGCGCGACCGCTACATGGCGGCACGCCTGCGCGAATCGCACGGCGATGCCCGGGAAGTGCTCGCGGTCGTCGGCGCCGGCCACCTGCAGGGCATGGCCCGCCACCTGCGCGAGGAAACCCGCGAACCGGCGTCCCTGCGCGAGGAACTGGAGGCGCTGCCGAAGAAGAGCGACATTCCCTGGTTCACCCTGCTCCTCGCCGCGTTCGTGATCGGCGGTTTCGGCTGGGGCTTCTACCGCGGGGGGCTGGAAGTGGGTTCCGACCTGCTGCTGCACTGGGTCCTGGCGACCGGCACCCTAGGCGCCATCGGTTGCGCCATCGCCGGCGGCCATCCGCTGAGCATCCTGACCGCATTCGTCGCCTCCCCGGTCACCCCGCTCCATCCGGCGCTGGCGTCGGGCACGCTCAGCGCCCTGGTCGAAGCCTGGGTACGCAAGCCTACCTATGCCGACTTCATGGCCCTGCGCGATGACGTGGGCACGCTGAAGGGCTGGTGGAAGAACCGCGTCGCCCGCGTGCTGCTCAACTTCTTCCTGACCAGCCTGGGCACGGCCATCGGCGTGTGGACCGGCGGCGCGGCGATGCTGAGCAAGTTGCTGGGCTGA
- a CDS encoding efflux RND transporter permease subunit: MSVAELSIKRPVTTIMFFVSMFVIGLIAAIRLPLEAFPEVSPPFIFVQVPYTGSTPEEVERTVLRPIEESMSTMSGIKRIDSEAKADGATIFMQFTDWERDVAIAASEARERIDAIRADLPDDLQRYFVLKFSTTDQPVLRVRLASESQNLVSAYDLIDREFKRRLERIPGVARVEISGAPPNEVEVAIEPDRLSAHNLSLNELSTRLQAVNFSVSAGQIDDGGRRLRVQPVGELTDLQELRDLVIANGVRLGDVAEVRLKPARMNMGRRLDGHPAVGLDIFKERNANLVEVSKNALAEVNRIREEPALSGVQIKIIENQGDNVTKSLLELAEAGGIGLLLSIAVLFFFLRHWPSTLMVTLAIPICFVMTLGFMYFAGVTLNILSMMGLLLAVGMLVDNAVVVVESIYQERERLPGQPRLASILGTRHVAIALSAGTLCHCIVFVPNLFGDRNFLSIYMSQIAITISVSLLASWLVAVSLIPMISARLKTPPMVRNEGGLIFRMQHKYGRFLRWTLEHRGKAILGIILIIAVSLVPLKMTKVNMFGGEEGKETEFFYQWNGSYTKEQMSDEVLRVEQFLDANRKKYHIEQIYSWYSEEGWAGTRVTFADDAGSIKPLVDAISKEIPKSARATIGAGGDNGPGGGGPGQKAQVFLVGDSTETLTELGRDLVPILSKRKELRDVRIDIGDTNSELRVHVDRERAASFGFSAQQVSQFVGLALRGAPLREFRRGESEVPVWIRFAGADHFGVEDIASFTVRAPDGRTVPLLAMVDVDVKPAATSIKRANRQTTLTIQAGLPDKVTMPDARKAMEESLKSVSFPPGYSYSFEGGGFGDDDEAMKQMLFNLAIALLLIYIVMAAVFESLLFPAAIMSGVLFSVFGVFWLFWMTGTEFNIMAFIGILVLMGVVVNNGIVMIEHINNLRRRGLDRTEALVVGSKERLRPILMTMGTAILAMVPIAIGGTQMGGDGPAYYPMARAIAGGLAFSTLVSLLFLPTIYALLDDLRTGTVRVIRRAQGKPALPAGSVTAILPGP; the protein is encoded by the coding sequence ATGAGTGTCGCCGAACTCAGCATCAAGCGGCCCGTCACGACGATCATGTTCTTCGTGTCGATGTTCGTCATCGGCCTGATCGCCGCGATCCGCCTGCCGCTGGAAGCCTTCCCCGAGGTCTCGCCGCCCTTCATCTTCGTCCAGGTGCCCTACACGGGCTCCACGCCGGAGGAGGTCGAGCGCACGGTGCTGCGCCCGATCGAAGAGTCGATGTCGACCATGAGCGGCATCAAGCGCATCGACTCGGAGGCCAAGGCCGACGGGGCGACGATCTTCATGCAGTTCACCGACTGGGAGCGCGACGTCGCGATCGCCGCCTCGGAGGCGCGCGAGCGCATCGATGCGATCCGCGCCGACCTGCCCGACGACCTGCAGCGCTACTTCGTGCTGAAGTTCTCCACCACCGACCAGCCCGTGCTCCGCGTCCGGCTGGCCAGCGAGTCGCAGAACCTGGTCTCGGCCTACGACCTGATCGACCGCGAGTTCAAGCGCCGCCTGGAGCGCATCCCGGGCGTGGCGCGGGTGGAGATCTCCGGCGCGCCGCCCAATGAAGTGGAGGTGGCGATCGAACCCGATCGCCTCAGCGCGCACAACCTGAGCCTCAACGAGCTGAGCACGCGCCTGCAGGCGGTGAACTTCTCGGTGTCGGCGGGCCAGATCGACGACGGAGGCCGGCGCCTGCGCGTGCAGCCCGTGGGCGAGCTGACCGACCTGCAGGAACTGCGCGACCTGGTGATCGCCAACGGCGTCCGCCTGGGCGACGTGGCCGAAGTGCGTCTGAAGCCGGCCCGCATGAACATGGGCCGCCGCCTCGACGGCCATCCGGCCGTGGGCCTGGACATCTTCAAGGAGCGTAACGCCAACCTGGTGGAGGTGTCGAAGAACGCGCTGGCCGAGGTCAACCGGATCCGCGAGGAGCCGGCGCTGAGCGGCGTGCAGATCAAGATCATCGAGAACCAGGGCGACAACGTCACCAAGTCCCTGCTGGAGCTGGCGGAGGCGGGCGGCATCGGCCTGCTGCTGTCGATCGCCGTGCTGTTCTTCTTCCTGCGCCACTGGCCGTCGACGCTGATGGTGACCCTGGCGATCCCCATCTGCTTCGTGATGACGCTGGGCTTCATGTACTTCGCCGGCGTCACGCTCAACATCCTGTCGATGATGGGCCTGCTGCTGGCGGTGGGCATGCTGGTGGACAACGCGGTGGTGGTGGTGGAAAGCATCTACCAGGAACGCGAGCGCCTTCCCGGCCAGCCGCGCCTGGCCTCGATCCTGGGCACCCGGCACGTGGCCATCGCGCTGTCGGCGGGCACCCTGTGCCACTGCATCGTGTTCGTCCCGAACCTGTTCGGCGACCGCAACTTCCTCAGCATCTACATGTCGCAGATCGCGATCACGATCTCGGTGTCGCTGCTGGCCTCCTGGCTGGTCGCGGTGAGCCTGATCCCGATGATCTCGGCGCGGCTGAAGACCCCGCCGATGGTGCGCAACGAAGGCGGCCTGATCTTCCGCATGCAGCACAAGTACGGACGCTTCCTGCGCTGGACGCTGGAACACCGTGGCAAGGCCATCCTGGGCATCATCCTGATCATCGCCGTCAGCCTGGTCCCGCTGAAGATGACCAAGGTGAACATGTTCGGCGGCGAGGAAGGCAAGGAGACCGAGTTCTTCTACCAGTGGAACGGCAGCTACACCAAGGAGCAGATGTCGGACGAAGTGCTGCGGGTGGAGCAGTTCCTGGATGCCAACCGCAAGAAGTACCACATCGAACAGATCTACTCCTGGTACAGCGAGGAAGGCTGGGCCGGTACCCGCGTGACCTTCGCCGACGACGCCGGCTCGATCAAGCCGCTGGTGGACGCCATCAGCAAGGAGATCCCCAAGTCGGCCCGGGCGACCATCGGCGCGGGTGGCGACAACGGTCCCGGCGGCGGCGGACCCGGCCAGAAGGCTCAGGTCTTCCTGGTCGGCGACTCCACCGAAACGCTGACCGAGCTGGGCCGGGACCTGGTGCCGATCCTGTCCAAGCGCAAGGAACTGCGCGACGTCCGCATCGATATCGGTGACACCAACAGCGAGCTGCGCGTCCACGTGGACCGCGAGCGCGCGGCGTCCTTCGGCTTCAGCGCCCAGCAGGTCTCGCAGTTCGTCGGCCTGGCCCTGCGCGGAGCGCCGCTGCGGGAATTCCGCCGGGGCGAGAGCGAAGTGCCGGTGTGGATCCGCTTTGCCGGCGCCGACCACTTCGGCGTGGAGGACATCGCGTCGTTCACGGTGCGCGCGCCGGACGGCCGCACGGTGCCGTTGCTGGCGATGGTCGACGTGGACGTGAAGCCCGCGGCGACCTCGATCAAGCGCGCCAACCGGCAGACGACGCTGACCATCCAGGCGGGCCTGCCCGACAAGGTGACCATGCCCGACGCCCGCAAGGCGATGGAGGAATCGCTCAAGTCGGTGTCGTTCCCGCCGGGCTACAGCTACAGCTTCGAGGGCGGCGGCTTCGGCGACGACGACGAGGCGATGAAGCAGATGTTGTTCAACCTGGCCATCGCACTGCTGCTGATCTACATCGTCATGGCGGCCGTGTTCGAGTCCCTGCTGTTCCCGGCCGCGATCATGTCCGGCGTGCTGTTCTCGGTGTTCGGTGTGTTCTGGCTGTTCTGGATGACCGGCACCGAGTTCAACATCATGGCCTTCATCGGCATCCTGGTGCTGATGGGCGTGGTGGTGAACAACGGCATCGTGATGATCGAGCACATCAACAACCTGCGCCGCCGGGGGCTGGACCGCACCGAGGCACTGGTGGTGGGCAGCAAGGAACGCCTGCGCCCGATCCTGATGACGATGGGCACGGCCATCCTGGCGATGGTGCCGATCGCCATCGGCGGCACGCAGATGGGCGGCGACGGCCCGGCGTACTACCCGATGGCGCGTGCCATCGCCGGCGGCCTGGCGTTCTCCACGCTGGTGAGCCTGCTGTTCCTGCCGACGATCTATGCGCTGCTGGACGACCTGAGGACGGGCACGGTGCGCGTGATCCGTCGCGCCCAGGGCAAACCGGCCCTGCCGGCCGGCTCGGTCACGGCGATATTGCCCGGCCCGTAA
- a CDS encoding efflux RND transporter permease subunit, giving the protein MSPRPKPVTNTTQAASGGLIEFSVRRRVTIAMTAITFLLFGMIALFSLKVNLLPDLSYPTLTVRTEYAGAAPAEIETLISEPVEEAVGVVKGLRKLKSVSRTGQSDVVLEFAWGTDMNQASLEVRDKMEVVQLPLEAKKPVLLRFNPSTQPILRLALSSKKDGDSLRALTMLRRYADDDLKKKLEPVDGVAAVKVGGGLEDEIQVDIDQQKLAQLSLPIDTVIQRLQQENINISGGRLEEGTQRYLVRTVNQFATVDEIREMLVTTQAAGGGAAASAAEQMARVAAASGDASAMAAAASVQSAQSSGSSVAAGGMPVRLKDVADVRQGHKEREAIIRLAGREAVELAIYKEGDSNTVATADAIQARLKEIKEQMPADVELTTIEDQSGFIRDAISDVKKDAVIGGFLAILIIFLFLRDGWSTFVVGLSLPISIITTFFFMDQLGLSLNVMSLGGLALATGLVVDDSIVVLESIAKARERGLGILDAAIQGTREVSMAVVASTLTTIAVFLPLVFVEGIAGQLFRDQALTVAIAIGISLVVAMTLIPMLSALKGRPPLAFPEEAPHPKWQPASRAFKPLAFIVHMISGAFRWAFFGIAWVVVRVWRGVSGGVGPVMRWLSDRAMGTYGRVESRYLRLLPSALDRPGLVLGGAAAAFALTLVLVPMLGADLIPQLAQDRFEMTVKLPPGTPLRDTDAMVTQLQARHAKDAGIASMYGVSGSGTRLDASPTESGENIGKLSIVMEGGGSKEFEASQTEKLRATMRAFPQAQVDFSRPELFNFSPPLEIELHGTDLETIQRAGQQMAAMLRKNAHYADVKSTVEQGFPEIQIRFDQDRAASLGLTTRQIADAVVKKVRGEVATRYSFRDRKIDVLVRAQESDRASVESIRHLIVNPGSSRPVTLDSVADVVSTTGPSEIHRVDQVRVAIVSANLRDIDLGGAVQEVQDLVAAQPLGADVRMHIGGQGEELKESINSLLFAFGLAIFLVYLVMASQFESLLHPFVILFTIPLALVGAVLALLMTRSPVSVVVFIGLILLVGLVVKNAIILIDKVNQLREEGVAKRTALVEGARSRLRPIVMTTLCTLFGFAPLALAMGAGAEVRSPMAITVIGGLLVSTLLTLVVIPVVYDRLDRRADEYYRERGRRNRRDQAEVATALEHEGDPLTDGGHA; this is encoded by the coding sequence CTGAGCCCGAGGCCCAAACCCGTGACCAACACCACGCAAGCGGCCTCCGGCGGCCTGATCGAATTCTCGGTCCGTCGGCGGGTCACCATCGCCATGACGGCGATCACCTTCCTGCTGTTCGGCATGATCGCGCTGTTCAGCCTGAAGGTGAATCTGCTGCCTGACCTCAGCTATCCCACCCTGACGGTGCGCACCGAATACGCCGGTGCGGCACCGGCGGAAATCGAAACCCTGATCAGCGAGCCGGTCGAAGAGGCCGTCGGCGTGGTCAAGGGACTGCGCAAGCTCAAGTCGGTGTCGCGCACCGGCCAGAGCGACGTGGTGCTCGAGTTCGCCTGGGGTACCGACATGAACCAGGCCAGCCTGGAGGTGCGCGACAAGATGGAAGTCGTGCAGCTGCCGCTGGAAGCCAAGAAGCCGGTGCTGCTGCGCTTCAATCCGTCCACCCAGCCGATCCTGCGCCTGGCGCTGTCCTCCAAGAAGGACGGCGATTCGCTGCGTGCGCTCACCATGCTGCGCCGGTACGCCGACGACGACCTGAAGAAGAAGCTCGAGCCCGTCGACGGCGTGGCCGCGGTCAAGGTCGGCGGTGGCCTGGAGGATGAGATCCAGGTCGACATCGACCAGCAGAAGCTGGCCCAGCTCAGCCTGCCGATCGACACCGTCATCCAGCGCCTGCAGCAGGAGAACATCAACATCTCCGGCGGCCGCCTGGAGGAGGGAACCCAGCGTTACCTGGTGCGGACTGTCAACCAGTTCGCCACCGTGGACGAAATCCGCGAGATGCTCGTCACCACGCAGGCCGCCGGTGGCGGCGCCGCGGCGAGCGCGGCCGAACAGATGGCCCGCGTGGCCGCTGCCTCGGGCGACGCAAGCGCGATGGCAGCAGCGGCCTCGGTGCAGAGCGCGCAGTCTTCCGGTTCCAGCGTCGCCGCCGGCGGCATGCCGGTGCGCCTGAAGGACGTGGCCGACGTGCGCCAGGGCCACAAGGAACGCGAGGCCATCATCCGCCTGGCCGGCCGTGAAGCGGTCGAACTGGCCATCTACAAGGAAGGCGACTCGAACACGGTCGCCACCGCCGACGCCATCCAGGCGCGGCTGAAGGAGATCAAGGAGCAGATGCCGGCCGACGTGGAACTGACCACGATCGAGGACCAGTCCGGCTTCATCCGCGACGCCATCAGCGACGTCAAGAAGGACGCCGTGATCGGCGGCTTCCTGGCGATCCTGATCATCTTCCTGTTCCTGCGCGACGGCTGGAGCACCTTCGTGGTGGGCCTGTCGCTGCCGATCTCGATCATCACCACGTTCTTCTTCATGGACCAGCTGGGCCTGAGCCTCAACGTCATGTCGCTGGGCGGCCTGGCACTGGCCACAGGCCTGGTGGTCGACGACTCCATCGTGGTGCTGGAATCCATCGCCAAGGCGCGCGAACGCGGCCTGGGCATCCTGGATGCCGCCATCCAGGGCACGCGCGAAGTCAGCATGGCCGTCGTCGCCTCGACGCTGACCACCATCGCCGTGTTCCTGCCGCTGGTCTTCGTGGAAGGCATCGCGGGCCAGCTGTTCCGCGACCAGGCGCTGACCGTGGCGATCGCCATCGGCATCTCGCTGGTCGTGGCGATGACCCTGATTCCGATGCTCAGCGCCCTGAAGGGCCGGCCGCCGCTGGCCTTCCCGGAGGAAGCGCCGCATCCGAAGTGGCAGCCCGCCTCGCGCGCGTTCAAGCCGCTGGCGTTCATCGTGCACATGATCAGTGGCGCGTTCCGCTGGGCGTTCTTCGGCATCGCCTGGGTCGTGGTCCGCGTGTGGCGCGGTGTCAGCGGGGGCGTGGGCCCGGTGATGCGCTGGCTGAGCGATCGGGCAATGGGGACCTATGGGCGCGTGGAGTCGCGCTACCTGCGCCTGCTGCCTTCCGCGCTCGATCGCCCCGGCCTGGTGCTGGGCGGCGCTGCGGCGGCCTTCGCGCTGACCCTGGTGCTGGTGCCGATGCTCGGCGCCGACCTGATCCCGCAGCTGGCCCAGGACCGCTTCGAAATGACGGTCAAGCTGCCTCCCGGCACGCCGCTGCGCGACACCGATGCGATGGTGACGCAGCTGCAGGCCCGCCATGCCAAGGATGCCGGCATCGCGAGCATGTACGGCGTCAGCGGCAGCGGCACCCGCCTGGATGCCAGCCCCACCGAAAGCGGCGAGAACATCGGCAAGCTGTCGATCGTGATGGAAGGCGGCGGCAGCAAGGAATTCGAAGCCAGCCAGACCGAGAAGCTGCGCGCGACGATGCGGGCCTTCCCGCAGGCGCAGGTCGACTTCAGCCGGCCGGAGCTGTTCAACTTCTCGCCGCCGCTGGAAATCGAACTGCACGGCACGGACCTGGAAACCATCCAGCGCGCCGGCCAGCAGATGGCCGCCATGCTGCGCAAGAACGCGCACTACGCCGACGTCAAGTCGACCGTGGAGCAGGGCTTCCCCGAGATCCAGATCCGCTTCGACCAGGACCGCGCCGCGTCGCTGGGCCTGACCACGCGCCAGATCGCCGACGCGGTGGTCAAGAAGGTGCGCGGTGAGGTGGCCACGCGCTACAGCTTCCGCGACCGGAAGATCGACGTGCTGGTGCGCGCGCAGGAATCGGACCGCGCCTCGGTCGAGAGCATCCGCCACCTGATCGTCAATCCGGGCAGCAGCCGTCCGGTCACGCTGGACTCCGTCGCCGACGTCGTGTCGACCACCGGTCCCAGCGAGATCCACCGTGTCGACCAGGTACGCGTGGCGATCGTCTCGGCCAACCTGCGCGACATCGACCTGGGCGGCGCCGTGCAGGAAGTGCAGGACCTGGTGGCGGCCCAGCCGCTCGGCGCGGACGTGCGCATGCACATCGGCGGCCAGGGCGAAGAGCTCAAGGAGTCGATCAACTCGCTGCTGTTCGCCTTCGGCCTGGCCATTTTCCTGGTCTACCTGGTGATGGCCTCGCAGTTCGAGTCGCTGCTGCATCCCTTCGTGATCCTGTTCACCATCCCGCTGGCCCTGGTCGGCGCCGTGCTGGCACTGCTGATGACGCGCTCGCCGGTGTCGGTGGTGGTGTTCATCGGCCTGATCCTGCTGGTGGGACTGGTGGTCAAGAACGCCATCATCCTGATCGACAAGGTCAACCAGCTGCGCGAGGAAGGCGTGGCCAAGCGCACGGCACTGGTGGAAGGCGCCCGCTCGCGACTGCGTCCGATCGTGATGACCACGCTGTGCACCCTGTTCGGTTTCGCGCCGCTCGCGCTGGCGATGGGCGCCGGCGCCGAGGTCCGCTCGCCGATGGCGATCACGGTCATCGGCGGCCTGCTGGTGTCCACGCTGCTGACCCTGGTGGTGATCCCGGTGGTGTACGACCGGCTGGACCGCCGCGCCGACGAGTACTACCGCGAACGCGGTCGCCGCAACCGCCGTGACCAGGCCGAAGTGGCCACCGCGCTGGAGCACGAGGGCGACCCGCTGACGGACGGAGGCCACGCATGA